One Phocaeicola dorei genomic region harbors:
- a CDS encoding S41 family peptidase: protein MKYTMYFAGLIACFFSIVAVQAQENKFLNSPARKLQLAEFAIANLYVDEVNEGKLVEEAIVKMLEQLDPHSTYSDPEEVKKMNEPLQGNFEGIGIQFNMAEDTLLVIQPVSGGPSEKAGILAGDRIVMVEDTLIAGVKMSTEDIMRRLRGPKDSKVNLKILRRGVKELLPFTVKRDKIPVYSLDASYMIKDKIGYIRINRFAATTHEEFKKALAELQKKGMKDLILDLQGNGGGYLNAAIDIANEFLGKKELIVYTEGRRNPRSEFFAKGTGEFQNGRLIVLVDEFSASASEIVTGAVQDWDRGVVVGRRSFGKGLVQRPIDLPDGSMIRLTVARYYTPAGRCIQKPYESIEKYNEDLIDRYNKGEMMSEDSIHFPDSLKFKTHKLARTVYGGGGIMPDYFVPIDTTLYTKYHRQLRDKGALMKAHFHFIDAHRKEWLGKYKTFNEFYKRFEVTPDMLAQLVATGKEMGVEYNEEEYQKALPLLKLQMKALIARDLWDMNEYYHVINDANESIRKALELLEQPDFEGLLLKKR from the coding sequence ATGAAATATACTATGTACTTTGCAGGCTTGATTGCCTGCTTTTTTTCTATTGTAGCCGTACAGGCTCAGGAAAATAAGTTTCTGAATTCTCCGGCACGCAAATTACAGTTGGCGGAGTTTGCCATTGCCAACCTTTATGTAGACGAAGTCAATGAGGGGAAACTTGTAGAGGAAGCCATCGTAAAAATGCTGGAACAGCTTGATCCTCACTCTACTTATTCCGACCCGGAGGAAGTGAAGAAAATGAACGAGCCGCTGCAGGGAAACTTTGAAGGTATCGGCATACAGTTCAATATGGCAGAAGATACATTGTTGGTGATACAGCCCGTATCGGGCGGTCCTTCCGAAAAAGCAGGTATTCTGGCCGGCGATCGTATCGTCATGGTGGAAGATACGCTGATAGCCGGTGTAAAGATGAGCACCGAAGATATCATGCGTCGTCTTCGTGGTCCTAAAGATTCAAAAGTGAATTTGAAAATACTTCGCCGAGGGGTGAAGGAATTGCTCCCTTTTACGGTGAAAAGGGATAAAATACCTGTTTACAGCCTGGATGCTTCCTATATGATTAAAGATAAGATTGGTTATATCCGTATCAACCGTTTTGCCGCCACTACCCATGAGGAATTCAAGAAAGCGTTAGCTGAATTGCAGAAAAAAGGGATGAAAGATTTGATTCTTGATTTGCAAGGCAATGGCGGAGGTTATTTGAACGCTGCCATCGATATTGCCAACGAGTTTCTGGGTAAAAAGGAACTGATAGTCTATACGGAAGGCCGTCGTAATCCCCGTAGTGAATTTTTTGCTAAAGGTACGGGCGAGTTCCAGAATGGTCGTCTGATTGTATTGGTCGATGAATTCTCGGCTTCTGCCAGTGAGATTGTGACGGGAGCTGTTCAGGATTGGGACAGAGGAGTCGTTGTGGGCCGGCGCAGCTTTGGTAAAGGCTTGGTACAGCGTCCCATTGATTTGCCGGACGGGTCGATGATTCGTTTGACGGTGGCCCGTTATTATACTCCTGCCGGACGTTGTATCCAGAAACCTTACGAAAGCATTGAAAAGTATAATGAGGACCTGATAGACCGTTATAATAAAGGAGAGATGATGAGTGAAGACAGCATTCACTTCCCGGATTCACTGAAGTTCAAAACTCATAAGCTGGCTCGTACGGTATATGGCGGTGGGGGAATTATGCCCGATTATTTTGTGCCGATTGATACGACTCTCTATACTAAATATCATCGTCAGTTGCGTGATAAAGGGGCGTTGATGAAAGCTCACTTTCATTTTATTGATGCCCATCGTAAAGAATGGCTGGGCAAATACAAGACTTTCAATGAATTCTACAAACGTTTTGAAGTGACTCCGGATATGTTGGCACAACTGGTTGCTACCGGCAAGGAGATGGGAGTGGAATATAATGAAGAAGAATACCAGAAGGCCCTTCCTTTGCTGAAATTGCAGATGAAAGCATTGATAGCCCGTGATTTATGGGATATGAATGAGTATTATCATGTCATCAATGATGCCAATGAAAGTATCAGGAAAGCACTGGAGCTGCTGGAACAACCGGATTTTGAAGGATTGCTGCTAAAAAAACGATAG
- a CDS encoding phosphatase PAP2 family protein, whose product MDIRRIIFLLLTVSFTFSLPAQNIDINTLKTINKWKVHGLSRGLSASGVILPVGVPAAMGLYALIKKDQPMLKDAVYIGTSVIEAVGITYAAKHIIGRDRPFVKYPDKIHAYGAPDADSPSFPSGHTAAAFSLATSLSITYPKWYVIAPSAVWACGVGFARMNQGVHYPSDVVTGAAIGVGCAFANIYVNRWLNKVLFGRQIK is encoded by the coding sequence ATGGATATACGAAGAATTATTTTCCTCTTGTTGACAGTAAGTTTTACATTCAGCCTCCCGGCCCAGAATATAGATATCAACACATTGAAAACCATCAATAAATGGAAGGTACACGGCCTCAGCAGAGGACTATCCGCCAGCGGAGTGATTCTGCCCGTAGGAGTGCCTGCCGCCATGGGACTCTATGCATTGATAAAGAAAGACCAGCCGATGCTGAAAGATGCCGTTTACATAGGAACCAGTGTGATTGAGGCGGTAGGTATCACATACGCTGCCAAACATATCATAGGACGTGACCGGCCTTTTGTAAAGTATCCGGATAAGATTCATGCATACGGAGCACCGGATGCAGACAGCCCGTCGTTTCCTTCAGGACACACAGCCGCCGCTTTTTCCCTGGCAACTTCGCTTTCTATCACTTATCCCAAATGGTATGTCATCGCTCCTTCTGCCGTATGGGCCTGTGGAGTGGGGTTTGCACGAATGAACCAAGGAGTGCATTATCCCAGTGATGTAGTGACAGGAGCAGCGATCGGAGTAGGATGTGCTTTTGCAAATATTTATGTAAACCGATGGCTGAATAAGGTGCTGTTCGGGAGACAGATAAAGTGA
- the coaD gene encoding pantetheine-phosphate adenylyltransferase: protein MRRAIFPGTFDPFTIGHYSVVKRALTFMDEVVIGIGINENKKTWFPTEKRVEMIEKLFADDPRVKIDAYDCLTIDFARAKEAQFIVRGIRTVHDFEYEETIADINRKLAGIETILLFTEPELTSISSTIVRELLQFGKDVTPFLPEGMKID from the coding sequence ATGAGAAGAGCCATATTTCCGGGGACATTTGATCCCTTTACCATCGGCCATTATTCGGTCGTGAAAAGAGCATTGACCTTTATGGATGAAGTGGTAATCGGTATCGGTATCAATGAGAATAAGAAGACTTGGTTTCCTACAGAGAAACGAGTGGAGATGATTGAGAAACTTTTTGCTGATGATCCCCGGGTAAAGATCGACGCTTACGATTGTTTGACCATAGACTTTGCCAGAGCTAAAGAAGCGCAGTTCATTGTTCGTGGAATCCGCACCGTACACGATTTTGAATATGAGGAAACCATAGCCGATATCAACCGGAAACTGGCCGGTATAGAAACTATTCTGTTATTTACGGAGCCGGAACTTACTTCTATCAGCTCTACTATTGTGAGAGAATTATTGCAGTTTGGTAAAGACGTAACACCATTCTTACCTGAAGGAATGAAAATAGACTGA
- a CDS encoding DNA topoisomerase IV subunit B, producing the protein MEENNELINNPAVEYTDDNIRHLSDMEHVRTRPGMYIGKLGDGSHAEDGIYVLLKEVLDNSIDEFKMQAGKKIEIIIEENLRVSVRDYGRGIPQGKLIEAVSVLNTGGKYDSKAFKKSVGLNGVGVKAVNALSSRFEVRSYRDGKVRIATFAKGDLLTDTTQNTTEENGTYIFFEPDNLLFENYSFRPEFVETMLRNYTYLNTGLAIIYNGQRILSRNGLVDLLNDNMTAVGLYPIIHLKGEDIEIAFTHTGQYGEEYYSFVNGQHTTQGGTHQSAFKEHIARTIKEYFNKNMDYSDIRNGLVAAIAVNVEEPLFESQTKIKLGSTNMAPGGPTVNKFVGDFVKTEVDNYLHKHTDVADVMLQKIQESEKERKAIAGVTKLARERAKKANLHNRKLRDCRFHLNDVKGDKKEESCIFITEGDSASGSITKSRDVNTQAVFSLRGKPLNSYGLTKKIVYENEEFNLLQAALNIEDGMEGLRYNKVIVATDADVDGMHIRLLLITFFLQFFPDLIKKGHVYILQTPLFRVRNRKKGVYETVYCYSEEERIAAIERLSPNPEITRFKGLGEISPDEFKHFIGKDMRLEQVSLRKTDLVKELLEFYMGKNTMERQNFIIDNLVIEEDIA; encoded by the coding sequence ATGGAAGAAAACAACGAACTGATAAACAATCCCGCTGTAGAATATACCGACGATAACATCCGCCACCTCAGTGACATGGAGCATGTGCGTACCCGTCCCGGTATGTATATTGGAAAGTTGGGTGACGGATCACATGCCGAGGACGGTATCTACGTCCTTCTGAAAGAAGTTCTCGACAACAGTATCGATGAATTCAAAATGCAGGCGGGTAAAAAGATTGAGATTATCATTGAAGAAAATCTCCGTGTCAGCGTGCGTGACTATGGTCGGGGTATTCCGCAGGGAAAACTTATTGAGGCTGTAAGTGTGCTGAATACGGGAGGTAAATATGACAGTAAGGCGTTTAAGAAGAGTGTCGGACTGAATGGGGTCGGTGTGAAAGCTGTCAACGCATTGAGTTCGCGCTTCGAGGTGCGCAGCTATCGTGATGGAAAGGTGCGTATCGCTACCTTTGCCAAGGGAGACTTGTTGACGGATACCACACAAAATACAACAGAGGAGAACGGTACTTATATTTTCTTTGAACCGGATAACCTGTTATTTGAGAATTACAGTTTCCGTCCGGAGTTTGTGGAAACCATGCTCCGCAATTATACCTATCTGAATACAGGACTGGCCATTATCTATAACGGTCAGCGTATCTTGTCCCGTAACGGGTTGGTGGATTTGCTTAACGACAACATGACGGCTGTGGGATTATATCCCATCATCCATTTGAAAGGAGAAGATATTGAGATAGCCTTTACGCATACCGGCCAGTATGGTGAAGAGTATTACTCTTTTGTCAACGGACAGCATACGACTCAGGGAGGTACGCATCAAAGTGCTTTCAAAGAGCATATTGCCCGTACCATCAAGGAATATTTCAACAAGAACATGGATTATTCCGATATCCGTAACGGACTGGTGGCTGCCATTGCCGTCAATGTGGAGGAACCGTTGTTCGAAAGTCAGACTAAAATCAAGCTGGGCTCTACCAATATGGCTCCCGGTGGTCCTACCGTCAATAAATTTGTAGGTGATTTTGTAAAGACTGAGGTCGATAACTATCTGCACAAGCATACGGACGTGGCCGATGTGATGTTGCAGAAGATTCAGGAGTCGGAGAAAGAGCGTAAAGCGATAGCCGGAGTGACGAAACTGGCACGTGAGCGAGCCAAGAAGGCAAATCTTCATAACCGGAAGTTACGTGACTGCCGCTTTCATCTGAACGATGTCAAAGGGGACAAGAAGGAGGAAAGCTGCATCTTCATTACCGAGGGAGACTCGGCAAGCGGTTCTATCACCAAGAGCCGTGATGTAAATACTCAGGCAGTATTCAGTTTGCGTGGTAAGCCGTTGAATTCTTACGGGCTGACCAAGAAGATTGTATATGAGAATGAAGAGTTTAACCTGCTTCAGGCTGCTCTGAACATAGAGGACGGTATGGAAGGATTACGATATAATAAGGTAATTGTAGCTACAGATGCTGATGTAGACGGTATGCACATCCGTTTATTGCTTATTACTTTCTTCCTGCAATTCTTCCCTGACTTGATAAAGAAAGGTCATGTATATATCCTTCAAACCCCTTTATTCCGTGTCCGCAACCGCAAGAAAGGAGTTTATGAAACCGTATATTGTTATTCGGAAGAAGAACGGATTGCCGCTATCGAACGGTTAAGCCCCAATCCCGAAATTACCCGATTCAAAGGTTTGGGAGAGATCTCACCCGATGAATTCAAGCACTTTATCGGCAAAGACATGCGTCTGGAGCAAGTTTCCCTCCGCAAGACTGACCTGGTGAAAGAATTGCTGGAGTTTTATATGGGTAAGAACACCATGGAACGTCAGAATTTTATTATAGATAACCTTGTTATAGAAGAAGACATTGCGTGA
- a CDS encoding calcium/sodium antiporter: MLNTLLLIGGLALILAGANGLTDGSAAVAKRFRISDLVIGLTIVAFGTSAPELVISVLSALNGSAEMAIGNVVGSNIFNALMIIGCTALVLPIKVGEGTMSKEIPLVILSSLVLFVCANDMMLDREAVNVISRSDGFVLLAFFLIFMRYTFAIARNGADEAGEEQKIKEMPVWKSVLYIAGGLAGLIFGGQLFVDGASGLARSWGVSESVIGLTLVAGGTSLPELATSVTAALKKNPGIAIGNVIGSNLFNIFFVLGCSATVSPLPMGNINNLDLSVLIASSLLLWLVGWFFRKRTITRLEGALMVGCYVVYTAYLIAQQ, translated from the coding sequence ATGTTGAATACACTCCTTTTGATTGGTGGTCTGGCTCTTATTTTGGCTGGTGCAAATGGCTTGACAGATGGTTCTGCAGCGGTTGCCAAACGTTTCCGTATTTCTGATTTGGTAATCGGGCTTACCATTGTAGCTTTTGGCACTTCGGCTCCCGAATTGGTTATCAGTGTGCTTTCTGCATTGAATGGCAGTGCTGAAATGGCTATTGGTAATGTGGTGGGTAGTAATATATTCAATGCTTTGATGATTATAGGCTGTACTGCGTTGGTACTCCCCATAAAAGTAGGTGAGGGGACGATGAGTAAAGAGATTCCGTTAGTCATTCTTTCTTCATTGGTACTGTTTGTCTGTGCCAATGACATGATGCTGGACAGGGAAGCGGTCAATGTTATCAGCCGTTCCGATGGGTTTGTTCTGTTGGCTTTCTTCCTTATATTTATGCGTTATACATTTGCTATCGCTCGTAATGGGGCAGATGAGGCAGGAGAAGAGCAGAAGATTAAGGAAATGCCTGTATGGAAATCGGTGTTGTATATTGCAGGAGGACTGGCCGGGCTCATATTTGGCGGACAGCTTTTTGTCGACGGGGCAAGCGGGCTTGCCCGTTCATGGGGTGTCAGTGAATCGGTAATCGGACTGACATTGGTAGCCGGAGGTACTTCCTTGCCGGAGCTTGCTACATCTGTTACGGCAGCTTTAAAGAAGAATCCGGGAATTGCTATCGGCAATGTCATCGGTAGCAATCTGTTCAATATATTCTTTGTACTGGGGTGCAGCGCTACGGTATCACCGCTTCCGATGGGGAATATAAATAATCTCGATTTAAGTGTGCTGATTGCTTCCTCCCTGTTGTTGTGGCTGGTAGGCTGGTTTTTCCGTAAACGTACCATAACCCGTCTTGAAGGCGCATTGATGGTTGGCTGTTATGTCGTTTATACCGCCTATCTTATTGCCCAACAGTAA
- a CDS encoding succinate dehydrogenase/fumarate reductase cytochrome b subunit: MWLSNSSIGRKVVMSVTGIALVLFLTFHMAMNLVALFSEDAYNMICEFLGANWYALVATAGLAALFVIHIIYAFWLTMQNRAARGSERYAVNVKPKTVEWASQNMLVLGIIVIAGLALHFANFWYKMQFAEIIGVHDLGAFGPTDGAAYIRETFGCPVFTVLYLIWLAALWFHLTHGFWSALQTLGWSNKIWFERWKTIGNIYSTLVVLGFAAVVVIYFVKSLACGAC, encoded by the coding sequence ATGTGGTTAAGTAATTCATCTATTGGAAGGAAAGTGGTGATGAGTGTCACAGGTATCGCCCTTGTCCTGTTTCTGACGTTTCACATGGCGATGAACCTTGTTGCGCTCTTCTCGGAAGATGCTTACAACATGATTTGTGAATTCTTGGGAGCTAACTGGTACGCGTTGGTTGCAACTGCCGGACTGGCTGCTCTGTTCGTAATCCACATCATCTACGCTTTCTGGTTGACCATGCAGAACCGTGCAGCTCGTGGTAGCGAACGCTATGCAGTGAACGTTAAACCTAAAACTGTGGAATGGGCATCTCAGAACATGCTTGTCCTGGGTATTATCGTCATTGCCGGATTGGCTCTTCACTTTGCCAATTTCTGGTACAAAATGCAGTTTGCCGAAATCATCGGTGTTCATGATTTAGGTGCGTTCGGCCCTACAGACGGTGCCGCTTACATCCGTGAAACATTCGGATGCCCTGTATTTACAGTGCTTTACCTCATTTGGTTAGCAGCTTTATGGTTCCACCTGACTCACGGATTCTGGAGCGCTTTGCAGACATTGGGCTGGAGCAACAAAATCTGGTTCGAGCGTTGGAAGACTATTGGTAACATCTACTCTACTTTGGTAGTTCTTGGTTTTGCAGCAGTAGTCGTTATCTACTTCGTAAAATCACTCGCTTGTGGTGCTTGCTAA
- a CDS encoding helix-turn-helix domain-containing protein: protein MSGLPCNERMDCTQCPKAVENSIHYTHNKKGFHLPPHKCETNILFFLLKGQILINSEEYAGTIINPGEFVLQAIASKVEILAMTDSEGILYTFDDPKAFCYDRYTYILKNVPPPLISEPLKIKPEIKLFLEGVTSYLNIDKICKELLEFKRKELYYLLAHYYTDYELSPIVHSLSKYTNSFEYFILKHHKQIKSVEDFAQLGGYSVTTFRRIFKAIFNEPAYEWMMKQRKESILYQLRYTEASISEICFEHGFESLSHFSNFCKKFFGDSPRNIRKKEKKETPPNI, encoded by the coding sequence ATGTCTGGTCTGCCCTGTAATGAAAGGATGGATTGTACCCAATGCCCTAAAGCAGTGGAGAATAGCATCCATTACACACATAACAAAAAAGGTTTCCACTTACCCCCACATAAGTGTGAAACTAATATCTTATTTTTCTTACTCAAAGGCCAAATACTCATCAATAGTGAAGAATATGCCGGTACTATCATCAATCCCGGAGAATTTGTACTGCAAGCTATCGCATCAAAAGTGGAAATACTGGCCATGACAGACTCGGAAGGTATTCTGTACACATTCGATGACCCCAAAGCTTTCTGTTATGACCGCTATACCTATATATTGAAAAACGTGCCCCCGCCACTCATCTCCGAGCCACTTAAAATAAAGCCCGAAATAAAGCTTTTCCTTGAAGGAGTTACCTCCTATCTGAATATAGACAAAATCTGTAAAGAACTGCTTGAATTCAAGCGTAAAGAACTGTATTATCTACTGGCGCACTACTATACAGACTATGAGCTTTCCCCCATTGTACACAGTTTGTCCAAGTATACCAACAGCTTTGAATATTTTATATTAAAACACCACAAGCAAATAAAGTCTGTAGAAGACTTCGCACAACTGGGCGGCTATAGCGTCACCACCTTCCGCCGTATTTTCAAGGCTATCTTCAACGAACCGGCCTATGAATGGATGATGAAGCAGCGCAAAGAAAGCATCCTCTACCAATTGCGCTATACAGAGGCTTCCATCTCCGAAATCTGCTTCGAACATGGATTCGAATCTCTCTCACATTTCTCCAACTTCTGTAAGAAGTTCTTTGGCGATTCTCCCAGAAACATCCGTAAAAAAGAAAAGAAAGAAACTCCACCCAATATATAA
- a CDS encoding succinate dehydrogenase/fumarate reductase iron-sulfur subunit — protein sequence MDKNISFTLKVWRQKGPKDKGHFDTFQMKDIPGDTSFLEMMDILNEQLINEGKEPIVFDHDCREGICGMCSMYINGHPHGPATGATTCQIYMRRFKDGDTITVEPWRSAGFPVIRDLMVDRSAYDKIMQAGGYVSINTGGIPDANAIPIAKPIADEAMDAAACIGCGACVAACKNGSAMLFVSAKVSQLALLPQGKVEAARRAKAMLSKMDELGFGNCTNTRACEAECPKLVSISNIARLNREFIAAKLKD from the coding sequence ATGGATAAAAATATAAGTTTCACACTGAAAGTTTGGCGTCAGAAAGGTCCTAAGGACAAAGGACATTTTGATACCTTCCAAATGAAAGATATTCCGGGTGATACCTCATTCCTGGAAATGATGGACATCTTGAACGAGCAGCTTATCAATGAAGGTAAAGAACCTATCGTATTCGACCACGACTGTCGCGAAGGTATCTGCGGTATGTGCTCTATGTATATCAACGGACATCCTCATGGACCTGCTACAGGTGCTACTACCTGCCAGATTTATATGCGTCGTTTCAAAGACGGTGACACCATTACTGTTGAGCCTTGGCGTTCTGCCGGTTTCCCGGTAATCCGCGACTTGATGGTAGACCGTAGCGCATACGACAAAATTATGCAGGCCGGTGGTTACGTGTCAATCAATACCGGTGGTATTCCTGACGCTAACGCAATTCCTATTGCAAAACCTATTGCTGACGAGGCTATGGATGCTGCTGCATGTATCGGTTGTGGTGCTTGTGTTGCTGCATGTAAGAATGGTTCTGCCATGTTGTTTGTTTCTGCAAAGGTCAGCCAGTTGGCACTGTTACCTCAGGGTAAAGTGGAAGCTGCACGTCGTGCAAAAGCTATGTTGAGCAAGATGGATGAACTGGGCTTTGGTAACTGTACAAACACTCGTGCTTGTGAGGCAGAATGTCCGAAGTTGGTTTCTATCAGCAACATCGCTCGTTTGAACCGTGAATTTATTGCTGCGAAGCTGAAAGACTAA
- a CDS encoding fumarate reductase/succinate dehydrogenase flavoprotein subunit — MATIDSKIPEGALAEKWTNYKAHQKLVNPANKRRLDIIVVGTGLAGASAAASLGALGFKVLNFCIQDSPRRAHSIAAQGGINAAKNYQNDGDSVYRLFYDTIKGGDYRAREANVYRLAEVSNAIIDQCVAQGVPFAREYGGLLDNRSFGGAQVSRTFYARGQTGQQLLLGAYSALSREVQRGNVKLYTRYEMLDVVLIKDNEGVERARGIIARNLVTGKIERFAAHAVVIGTGGYGNTYFLSTNAMASNGSAAMQVYRKGAYFANPCFAQIHPTCIPVHGDKQSKLTLMSESLRNDGRIWVPKKLEDAKALQAGTKKPTDIPDADRDFYLERRYPAFGNLVPRDVASRAAKERCDAGFGVNNTGLAVFLDFKYAIDRLGEDVVRARYGNLFDMYEEITDENPYKTPMMIFPAIHYTMGGIWVDYELMTSIKGLYAIGEANFSDHGANRLGASALMQGLADGYFVLPYTIQNYLSDQIQVPRFSTDLPEFVAAEKAVNDKIQRLMNIKGHRSVDSIHKELGHIMWDFVGMGRTKESLTTALAKLKEVRKTFWSDLRIPGEANELNVELEKAIRLADFIEIGELMAYDALNREESCGGHFREEHQTPEGEALRHDDKFSYVACWKYTGEGKEPELIKEDLNYQFVKVQTRNYKS, encoded by the coding sequence ATGGCTACTATAGATTCTAAAATTCCTGAAGGCGCTTTAGCCGAGAAATGGACCAATTATAAAGCTCATCAAAAATTGGTAAACCCTGCCAACAAACGTCGTCTTGACATTATTGTGGTAGGTACCGGTTTGGCAGGTGCTTCGGCTGCTGCTTCACTGGGTGCTCTGGGTTTCAAGGTATTAAACTTCTGTATCCAGGACTCTCCCCGTCGTGCACACTCCATCGCTGCACAGGGAGGTATCAATGCTGCTAAGAATTATCAAAATGATGGTGACTCCGTTTACCGTCTTTTCTATGATACAATTAAAGGTGGTGACTACCGTGCACGCGAAGCCAACGTTTACCGTCTGGCCGAAGTGTCAAATGCTATTATCGACCAGTGCGTAGCTCAAGGTGTTCCTTTCGCTCGCGAATACGGTGGTTTGCTTGACAACCGTTCATTCGGTGGTGCTCAGGTATCACGTACATTCTATGCCCGCGGCCAAACCGGACAGCAGTTGTTGTTGGGTGCTTATTCTGCATTGAGCCGTGAAGTTCAGCGTGGTAACGTGAAATTGTACACTCGTTATGAAATGTTGGACGTTGTGCTGATTAAGGATAACGAAGGTGTGGAACGCGCCCGTGGTATCATTGCCCGTAACTTGGTTACAGGTAAGATTGAACGTTTTGCTGCTCACGCAGTAGTAATCGGTACCGGTGGTTATGGTAATACTTATTTCTTGTCTACCAACGCTATGGCGTCAAATGGATCGGCTGCTATGCAGGTTTACCGCAAAGGTGCTTATTTTGCTAATCCTTGTTTTGCACAGATCCACCCGACCTGTATTCCTGTACACGGTGACAAGCAGTCTAAACTGACTTTGATGTCTGAGTCATTGCGTAATGACGGACGTATTTGGGTTCCGAAAAAGCTGGAAGATGCCAAGGCATTGCAGGCAGGAACTAAGAAACCGACTGATATACCTGATGCAGACCGTGACTTCTATCTGGAACGTCGTTATCCGGCATTCGGTAACTTGGTTCCTCGTGACGTTGCTTCACGTGCTGCGAAAGAACGTTGCGACGCAGGTTTCGGTGTGAACAACACAGGTTTGGCTGTATTCCTCGACTTTAAGTATGCTATCGATCGTCTGGGTGAAGATGTAGTTCGTGCCCGTTACGGTAACTTGTTCGATATGTACGAAGAAATCACTGATGAAAATCCGTATAAAACTCCGATGATGATCTTCCCGGCTATCCATTATACGATGGGTGGTATCTGGGTTGACTATGAACTGATGACCTCTATCAAGGGTCTGTATGCTATCGGTGAAGCTAACTTCTCTGACCACGGTGCAAACCGTTTGGGTGCATCTGCATTGATGCAGGGATTGGCTGACGGTTACTTCGTATTGCCTTACACTATCCAGAACTATTTGTCAGACCAGATTCAGGTTCCCCGTTTCTCAACAGACCTTCCCGAATTCGTAGCTGCCGAAAAGGCTGTAAACGATAAGATCCAGAGACTGATGAATATCAAGGGTCATCGTTCTGTAGACTCTATTCACAAGGAGCTGGGTCACATCATGTGGGACTTTGTAGGTATGGGACGTACCAAGGAATCTTTGACTACTGCTCTGGCTAAACTGAAAGAAGTAAGAAAGACCTTCTGGAGCGACCTTCGCATTCCGGGTGAAGCTAATGAATTGAATGTAGAACTTGAAAAGGCAATCCGCCTGGCTGATTTCATCGAAATCGGTGAGCTGATGGCTTACGATGCATTGAACCGTGAGGAATCTTGTGGTGGTCACTTCCGTGAAGAACACCAGACTCCGGAAGGTGAAGCACTTCGTCACGATGACAAGTTCTCGTATGTAGCTTGCTGGAAATACACCGGTGAAGGAAAAGAACCCGAATTGATCAAGGAAGATTTGAACTATCAGTTCGTTAAGGTTCAAACTCGTAACTATAAGTCTTAA